The following are from one region of the Nostoc cf. commune SO-36 genome:
- a CDS encoding condensation domain-containing protein codes for MKSEVIEGFQFSPQQKRLWLLQQDSNIYVSQVAILLEGILDIEVLQAATQKVVHRHEILRTSFHRRPGIKFPLQIIDKASTVSWCCINLKNFHQQEQRLKIAELLQEEKCSVSQSEKAALVRFSLLSLADNQHILIVSLPSLCADAWTLKNIVREISLSYALCLQRQDFSDEPVQYLQFSEWQNELLAEEDAKIGTGYWQKKEFKDVEPLKLPFELSNHSQIDFYPDIHSLNLPTDLAKNITEFVTKNHTNYHDFLLSCWYILIWRLTKKPEIVIHNLYNGRKYEELHETLGLLAKFLPLSCPITQEFKFREVLSSIGVTSSPSGTISGIFLTSRY; via the coding sequence ATGAAAAGTGAAGTTATCGAAGGTTTTCAATTTTCTCCCCAGCAAAAGCGTCTGTGGTTGTTGCAACAAGATAGTAATATCTATGTCTCTCAAGTTGCTATCCTTTTGGAAGGAATACTTGATATAGAAGTTTTGCAAGCGGCTACGCAAAAAGTTGTTCATCGTCATGAAATTCTGCGGACAAGTTTTCACCGCCGACCAGGAATTAAGTTTCCTCTTCAGATTATAGATAAAGCAAGCACTGTATCATGGTGCTGTATCAATTTGAAAAATTTTCATCAGCAGGAACAAAGGCTAAAGATTGCGGAGTTACTTCAGGAAGAAAAATGCTCAGTTTCTCAATCAGAAAAAGCAGCTTTGGTGCGTTTTTCGTTACTATCTCTTGCTGACAACCAACATATTTTAATTGTAAGTTTGCCATCTTTGTGTGCAGATGCATGGACACTAAAAAATATAGTTAGAGAAATTAGCCTCAGTTATGCTTTATGTTTACAAAGGCAAGATTTTTCGGATGAACCCGTACAATATCTGCAATTTTCGGAATGGCAAAATGAGCTTTTAGCAGAGGAAGATGCAAAAATTGGCACAGGCTATTGGCAAAAAAAAGAATTCAAAGATGTAGAGCCTTTAAAACTACCTTTTGAATTAAGTAATCATAGCCAAATAGATTTTTATCCAGATATTCACTCTTTAAATTTACCCACAGATTTAGCCAAGAATATAACTGAGTTTGTTACGAAAAATCATACAAATTATCATGATTTTCTCTTGTCGTGTTGGTATATACTAATATGGCGTTTAACTAAAAAACCAGAAATTGTTATACATAATTTATATAATGGTAGAAAATACGAAGAACTACATGAAACTCTAGGATTATTAGCTAAATTCTTGCCTTTAAGTTGTCCGATTACTCAAGAATTTAAATTTAGGGAAGTTTTATCTTCTATTGGCGTAACATCATCGCCAAGCGGAACAATATCAGGAATATTTCTTACAAGCAGATATTAA
- a CDS encoding AMP-binding protein — translation MSVGSLEIIDRQERHKLLVELNNTQTNYPQDKCFHQLFEEQVNKTPNQIAVIFGEQQLTYAELNLRADRLASYLRRLGVEPEVLVGLYTERSFEDVAKASLDTIVAMLAILKAGGAYLPLDPALPAACLSLSFTRCWRISPFKTQRSLVGKIPANTAQIICLDTDWEVINAENPEDCSSKVQPNNLDICHLYFWFLQVNQKLF, via the coding sequence GTGTCTGTAGGAAGCTTGGAAATTATTGATCGTCAAGAACGCCATAAGTTATTAGTAGAACTTAATAACACTCAGACTAATTATCCGCAAGATAAATGCTTTCATCAGCTATTTGAGGAACAAGTCAATAAAACTCCTAATCAAATTGCGGTTATCTTCGGAGAACAACAATTAACTTATGCAGAGTTGAATTTACGAGCCGATCGCCTAGCATCTTACTTAAGGCGGTTAGGAGTTGAACCAGAAGTGTTGGTAGGTTTATATACAGAGCGTTCGTTCGAAGACGTTGCGAAGGCATCGCTCGATACCATAGTTGCAATGCTCGCTATTCTCAAAGCTGGAGGTGCTTACCTACCCCTAGATCCAGCACTACCAGCAGCATGCCTTAGCTTATCGTTTACAAGATGCTGGCGTATCAGTCCTTTTAAGACACAGCGATCGCTAGTTGGTAAAATTCCCGCTAATACTGCACAAATAATTTGTCTAGATACCGATTGGGAAGTAATTAACGCAGAAAATCCAGAAGATTGTTCAAGTAAGGTACAGCCAAACAACTTAGATATATGCCATCTATACTTCTGGTTCCTACAGGTCAACCAAAAGCTGTTTTAG
- a CDS encoding AMP-binding protein, whose amino-acid sequence MPSILLVPTGQPKAVLVEHRQLVNYIYAIIDRLDLVKGASFATVSTFAADLGNTVIFPALCTGGCLHIIPQETASDPQALADYFQRHPIDYLKIVPSHLTALLAASPTSSISTATEFNFGW is encoded by the coding sequence ATGCCATCTATACTTCTGGTTCCTACAGGTCAACCAAAAGCTGTTTTAGTCGAACATCGTCAACTTGTTAACTATATTTACGCAATCATAGACAGATTAGACTTAGTGAAGGGTGCTAGCTTTGCTACAGTTTCGACTTTTGCAGCAGATTTAGGCAATACAGTCATCTTTCCCGCATTGTGTACAGGCGGATGTTTGCATATTATTCCTCAAGAAACAGCATCCGATCCTCAAGCACTTGCTGACTATTTCCAGCGCCATCCGATAGACTATCTCAAAATAGTTCCTTCTCATCTCACTGCGCTTTTGGCTGCGTCTCCAACCTCGTCAATTTCTACCGCGACGGAGTTTAATTTTGGGTGGTGA
- a CDS encoding SDR family oxidoreductase, whose product MGGEASTWQLVNQLQELAGECQMFNHYGPTETTVGVLTYPITQPTQQLPSTVPLGQPLANTQVYVLDEQLQLVPIGVPGELYIGGAGLARGYLNQPELTVARFIQNPFVSDSQARLYKTGDKVSYLNDGNLQFLGRVDRQVKIRGFRIELEEIETTLKQHSGVQEVVVRATEETLGNKRLVAYIVISPQFRLINQNYQAIASVFRSFCLDKLPEYAIPSIFVLLKALPLTANGKIDYQALPTPEQSRPELEQLYVAPRTGLERQLAEIWSEILGLEQVGIYDNFFELGGHSLLITQLLAKIRKAFSVELPLKLLFDAPTIADLAAQIDNTQIATSDINLDSEAVLDPKIVPATKYVQKTTPPAAILLTGATGFLGAFLLYELLQQTTGDIYCLIRAKTTELATKRLQNHLKSYLLWDESFNQRVIPLIGDLAQPLLGLSADKFAAYRCSNRCNLS is encoded by the coding sequence TTGGGTGGTGAAGCTAGCACTTGGCAACTAGTTAATCAACTCCAAGAATTAGCAGGTGAATGTCAAATGTTTAATCATTATGGCCCGACTGAAACAACTGTAGGAGTGTTAACTTATCCCATCACTCAACCAACACAACAACTACCATCTACTGTTCCCTTGGGACAACCTTTAGCTAATACTCAAGTTTACGTCTTAGACGAACAATTGCAACTTGTACCAATAGGTGTACCGGGTGAATTGTATATCGGTGGTGCGGGGTTAGCCAGAGGTTATTTAAATCAACCAGAACTTACAGTCGCAAGATTTATTCAAAATCCCTTTGTATCCGATTCTCAAGCACGTTTATATAAAACAGGTGACAAAGTAAGCTATTTAAATGATGGTAATTTGCAATTTCTGGGACGAGTCGATCGCCAAGTAAAAATCAGAGGTTTTCGTATCGAATTAGAGGAAATTGAAACAACACTTAAACAACATTCAGGTGTGCAAGAAGTGGTAGTTAGAGCCACAGAAGAAACACTAGGTAACAAACGTTTAGTAGCATATATAGTTATTAGCCCTCAGTTTCGCCTGATTAATCAAAATTATCAGGCGATCGCCAGTGTTTTCCGCAGCTTTTGTTTAGATAAATTGCCAGAATATGCTATCCCCTCTATTTTCGTATTACTCAAAGCATTACCACTAACAGCTAATGGTAAAATTGACTATCAAGCACTACCAACTCCCGAACAAAGTCGCCCCGAATTAGAACAACTTTATGTAGCACCGCGTACAGGCTTGGAAAGACAACTAGCAGAAATTTGGTCAGAGATCCTAGGTTTAGAACAAGTAGGAATTTATGATAATTTCTTTGAGTTGGGTGGACATTCTTTACTCATCACTCAACTACTGGCAAAAATCCGAAAAGCCTTCAGTGTAGAACTTCCTTTAAAGCTTTTATTTGATGCACCTACTATTGCTGATTTAGCCGCACAAATAGACAACACACAGATAGCTACTTCAGATATCAATCTTGATTCCGAAGCTGTTTTAGACCCAAAAATTGTTCCTGCAACTAAATATGTACAGAAAACAACTCCACCTGCTGCTATTTTATTAACAGGTGCGACAGGTTTTTTGGGAGCTTTTTTACTTTACGAACTCCTACAACAGACAACAGGAGATATCTATTGTTTGATTCGGGCGAAAACAACTGAACTTGCTACAAAACGACTACAAAATCATTTAAAATCTTATTTATTGTGGGATGAAAGTTTTAATCAACGCGTTATTCCCTTAATAGGAGATTTAGCTCAACCACTCTTAGGACTTTCAGCCGATAAATTTGCAGCGTATCGCTGCTCAAATCGATGTAATTTATCATAA
- a CDS encoding SDR family oxidoreductase: MQRIAAQIDVIYHNGAFVNFTYPYSQLKAANVLGTQEVLRLAAQIKVKASTFLFLPLVLLVLADSALEIIREETPINHSAKISSGYTQSKWVVRKISSP; encoded by the coding sequence TTGCAGCGTATCGCTGCTCAAATCGATGTAATTTATCATAACGGTGCATTCGTCAATTTCACCTATCCTTATTCCCAACTCAAAGCCGCAAATGTCTTGGGAACTCAAGAAGTTTTAAGATTAGCGGCACAAATTAAAGTTAAAGCCAGTACATTTTTATTTCTACCATTGGTGTTGTTGGTGCTTGCTGATTCTGCTTTAGAAATCATCCGAGAAGAGACACCGATTAATCACAGTGCAAAAATAAGTAGTGGCTATACCCAAAGTAAATGGGTAGTCAGAAAAATTAGTTCACCATAG
- a CDS encoding aspartate aminotransferase family protein has translation MFIAQQSSLTDTQKIGEILSTINLTTHQREYLEDFITRYNQKTKISKQLAQANRTFLADNKTFVDFDIPLKEIFYPIVTKHSSGCKVWDVDGNEYIDLVMGFGVNLFGHNPPFIKEALAAQLEKGIQLGSQSEIIGEVAQLICELTKMERVAFSNTGTEAIMTAIRMARTVTGRNKIVIFSNSYHGHFDGTLGKVKITDDKLQTVPIALGIPSNFVEDILVLKYGEQESLEAIANNAQDIAAVLVEPVQKENLDLQPQTFLQQLRKLTKESGIALIFDEMVTGFRIHPGGAQAWFGIEADIAAYGKIVGGGIAIGIIAGKANFMDAIDGGMWDYGDLSSPHQKTTFFAGTYCKHPLALAAAKAVLQHLKTQGSTLQTELNQRTTKFIKTLNTYFDQEGLPIQLTNFGSLFGPVYSENDNEEDAGNSEISLAYNLLYYHLLDQGIMLRGNGGFLSTAHTDEDINQIIQAVKNSISKLREGEFLP, from the coding sequence ATGTTCATTGCCCAACAAAGCTCTTTAACCGATACGCAAAAAATCGGTGAAATATTATCTACTATCAATCTAACTACACATCAACGGGAATATTTAGAAGATTTTATTACCCGTTATAATCAAAAGACCAAAATATCAAAGCAGCTTGCCCAAGCTAATCGTACATTTTTAGCTGATAATAAAACCTTTGTTGATTTCGATATTCCTCTTAAAGAAATTTTTTATCCTATTGTTACCAAACATTCTTCTGGCTGCAAGGTATGGGATGTAGATGGTAACGAATATATAGATTTAGTGATGGGATTTGGTGTTAATCTATTCGGTCATAATCCACCTTTTATCAAAGAAGCATTAGCCGCGCAACTAGAAAAAGGTATACAACTAGGTTCTCAATCAGAAATTATTGGTGAAGTTGCTCAATTGATTTGCGAACTCACAAAAATGGAGCGAGTCGCATTCAGTAACACAGGCACAGAAGCCATAATGACAGCAATTCGCATGGCAAGAACAGTTACAGGACGTAATAAAATTGTCATATTTTCTAACTCTTATCATGGTCATTTTGATGGTACATTAGGGAAAGTTAAAATTACAGATGATAAGTTACAAACTGTACCAATTGCACTAGGAATACCGTCAAATTTTGTTGAAGATATTTTAGTTCTAAAATACGGTGAACAGGAATCACTTGAAGCGATCGCCAATAATGCTCAAGATATAGCTGCGGTTTTGGTTGAGCCAGTTCAGAAAGAAAATTTAGATTTACAACCCCAAACCTTCCTTCAGCAACTGAGAAAATTAACTAAAGAATCGGGAATAGCTTTAATTTTCGATGAAATGGTAACAGGTTTTCGCATTCATCCAGGTGGCGCTCAAGCTTGGTTTGGCATAGAAGCAGACATTGCCGCCTATGGTAAAATCGTTGGTGGTGGAATAGCGATCGGCATCATTGCAGGCAAAGCTAATTTTATGGATGCGATCGATGGTGGAATGTGGGATTATGGAGATTTATCATCTCCTCACCAAAAAACTACTTTTTTTGCGGGAACTTACTGCAAGCATCCCCTAGCTTTAGCAGCAGCTAAAGCAGTTTTACAACATTTAAAAACTCAAGGTTCTACTCTACAAACTGAGTTAAATCAACGCACAACCAAGTTTATAAAAACCTTGAATACTTACTTTGATCAAGAAGGATTACCTATCCAACTCACAAATTTTGGTTCACTTTTTGGCCCTGTTTATTCAGAAAATGATAACGAAGAAGATGCTGGTAATTCCGAGATTTCCTTAGCTTATAATTTACTTTATTATCATCTGCTTGACCAGGGAATTATGTTGAGGGGTAATGGAGGGTTTTTATCTACAGCCCATACAGATGAAGATATTAATCAAATTATTCAGGCTGTTAAAAATAGCATATCAAAACTCCGAGAGGGTGAATTTTTACCTTAA
- a CDS encoding MbtH family protein — protein sequence MYQGDQEDTTIYKVVVNHEEQYSIWPSEKENPLGWKDVGKSGLKSECLEYIKEVWTDMRPLSLRQKMAQTT from the coding sequence ATGTATCAAGGCGATCAAGAAGACACCACTATTTACAAAGTTGTAGTCAATCACGAAGAACAATATTCAATTTGGCCATCTGAAAAAGAAAATCCTCTTGGCTGGAAAGATGTAGGCAAATCAGGACTTAAATCAGAATGTCTTGAATATATTAAGGAAGTTTGGACAGATATGAGACCTTTAAGTCTACGTCAGAAAATGGCACAAACAACCTAA
- a CDS encoding MOSC domain-containing protein translates to MVRLLNLDGDGQADLTVHGGADKAVYIYPFEHYDYWRGELPDTELPLGIFGENFRLFVPFSDVDLKVSYLSKLP, encoded by the coding sequence ATGGTGCGATTGCTTAATTTAGACGGTGATGGACAGGCTGATTTAACCGTTCATGGAGGAGCAGACAAAGCAGTCTATATATACCCCTTCGAGCATTACGATTACTGGCGAGGTGAATTGCCTGACACAGAGTTGCCGCTAGGCATCTTTGGTGAAAATTTTAGGTTGTTTGTGCCATTTTCTGACGTAGACTTAAAGGTCTCATATCTGTCCAAACTTCCTTAA
- a CDS encoding PspA/IM30 family protein translates to MAGAAAYSAFKAITEGDAAAIATMGVGAVGGAGVYSVVGSMGLVAPKVGLAFGIGAVPMAGIGAVVGLAAYGIAKLLDESEISETPTQLFERMEEKVLLMDAYSEAVMELEAFLSGEDLNQKFAVLGVER, encoded by the coding sequence GTGGCTGGTGCAGCTGCTTATAGCGCTTTTAAAGCCATAACAGAAGGAGATGCCGCGGCGATCGCTACAATGGGAGTTGGTGCAGTCGGCGGTGCTGGTGTGTATAGCGTCGTCGGTAGTATGGGTTTAGTCGCACCTAAAGTAGGGCTGGCGTTTGGCATTGGTGCAGTACCGATGGCGGGAATTGGTGCAGTAGTGGGACTCGCCGCTTATGGTATTGCCAAACTGTTAGATGAATCTGAAATTAGCGAAACTCCAACACAGCTTTTTGAGCGAATGGAAGAGAAAGTTTTGCTGATGGATGCTTATTCAGAAGCAGTGATGGAATTAGAAGCATTTTTATCTGGTGAGGATCTCAACCAAAAATTTGCTGTTTTGGGAGTGGAAAGATGA
- a CDS encoding glycoside hydrolase 100 family protein, whose protein sequence is MHINELETTENLKEVDEAWQALEKSILYYQGRPVGTVAAYDASVEALNYDQCFVRDFVSSALIFLIKGRTDIVRNFLEETLKLQPKEKALDAYKPGRGLIPASFKVVSDNGHEYLEADFGEHAIARVTPVDSCLWWIILLRAYVIATEDFSLAYQPEFQNGIRLIMEICLANRFDMYPTLLVPDGACMIDRRMGIYGHPLELQVLFYTALRASRELLVCQGNSDIVEAIDNRLPLLCAHIREHYWIDINRLNTIYRFKSEEYGKAAVNLFNIYVDSVPYYELDKWLPKKGGYLAGNVGPSQLDTRFFSLGNLMAIISDLATEEQSQAIMTLIEERWDDLVGDMPMKICFPALEHEEYRIITGCDPKNIPWSYHNAGSWPVLMWMLAAAAVKTNRTSLAQKAIQVAQGRLSTDEWPEYYDGKKGRLIGKQARKYQTWTITGFLLAKELMANPTYLPLISFGKLSAEQVSRACEFEIASVDPYLTR, encoded by the coding sequence ATGCACATAAACGAATTAGAAACTACTGAGAATTTAAAAGAAGTGGATGAAGCATGGCAAGCACTCGAAAAATCAATTCTCTACTATCAAGGCCGTCCTGTTGGGACGGTAGCCGCTTATGATGCATCTGTAGAAGCGCTCAATTACGATCAGTGCTTTGTCCGAGATTTTGTTTCTTCTGCTCTAATTTTTCTGATCAAAGGTAGAACAGATATTGTTCGTAATTTCTTAGAAGAAACCTTAAAGTTACAACCTAAAGAAAAGGCATTAGATGCCTATAAACCAGGACGAGGATTAATACCCGCTAGCTTTAAAGTAGTATCAGACAATGGGCACGAATATTTAGAAGCAGACTTTGGTGAACATGCGATCGCTAGAGTTACACCTGTAGATTCTTGCCTATGGTGGATTATTTTGTTGCGTGCTTATGTAATCGCCACAGAAGATTTTTCTCTCGCCTATCAACCTGAATTCCAAAATGGAATTAGGTTAATCATGGAAATCTGCTTGGCAAATCGTTTTGATATGTACCCAACGCTGTTGGTTCCAGATGGTGCTTGTATGATTGACCGTCGTATGGGCATTTATGGACATCCTCTAGAATTGCAAGTCCTCTTTTACACGGCATTACGTGCATCTCGTGAACTGCTAGTTTGTCAAGGTAATTCTGATATTGTTGAAGCCATTGATAACCGTTTGCCTCTTTTATGCGCTCATATCCGTGAGCATTATTGGATAGATATTAATCGTCTGAATACAATTTATCGCTTCAAAAGTGAAGAATATGGCAAGGCTGCTGTTAATCTGTTCAACATATATGTAGATTCTGTTCCCTATTATGAATTAGATAAATGGCTGCCAAAAAAAGGTGGTTATCTAGCAGGTAATGTTGGCCCCTCGCAGCTAGATACTCGCTTCTTTTCACTCGGAAACTTAATGGCAATCATTTCCGACTTAGCCACCGAAGAACAGTCACAAGCGATTATGACTCTCATTGAGGAACGATGGGATGACTTAGTGGGAGATATGCCAATGAAAATATGTTTCCCAGCTTTAGAACATGAAGAATACAGAATTATAACTGGATGTGACCCCAAAAATATACCTTGGTCGTATCATAATGCTGGTAGTTGGCCAGTTTTAATGTGGATGTTGGCGGCGGCGGCGGTGAAAACTAATAGAACAAGTCTTGCACAAAAGGCGATTCAAGTTGCCCAAGGACGCCTCAGTACAGATGAATGGCCAGAATATTACGACGGTAAGAAAGGGCGACTGATTGGCAAACAAGCTAGAAAATATCAAACTTGGACAATTACTGGGTTCTTATTGGCAAAAGAATTGATGGCAAACCCCACATATTTACCATTAATCAGCTTTGGAAAATTATCAGCAGAACAAGTTTCTAGAGCATGTGAGTTTGAAATTGCCAGTGTAGATCCGTATCTGACTCGATAG
- the psb35 gene encoding photosystem II assembly protein Psb35, producing the protein MHILMQAADSIATNGTHFPLAFTLVYVVGFIAAVTIGSIAWYNSKRPAGWESKERPDFVPKVDKEETPGLGEPKS; encoded by the coding sequence ATGCATATATTGATGCAGGCAGCGGATTCAATCGCAACAAATGGTACTCATTTTCCTTTGGCTTTCACCTTGGTGTATGTCGTTGGTTTTATTGCTGCTGTCACCATTGGGTCAATAGCTTGGTACAACTCGAAACGCCCCGCAGGTTGGGAAAGCAAAGAGCGTCCTGATTTCGTGCCTAAGGTTGATAAAGAAGAAACTCCGGGTCTGGGTGAACCGAAGTCATAA
- the folK gene encoding 2-amino-4-hydroxy-6-hydroxymethyldihydropteridine diphosphokinase has product MPVAGYAEAELRRSALALGSNMGDSQKTLEAAIQILAQTPGISLEARSNWYKTKAVGPPQPDYLNGCVTLQVEILPHQLLDILLGIEQQFGRVRQERWGPRILDLDLLLFDDIILDTPNLQIPHPRMRDRAFVLVPLAEIAPDWVEPVSGYVIKELLKEVDCSDVHLWIGN; this is encoded by the coding sequence ATGCCTGTTGCTGGCTACGCCGAAGCAGAGCTAAGACGAAGTGCCCTTGCTCTTGGTAGTAATATGGGAGATTCGCAGAAAACTTTAGAAGCAGCTATACAGATTTTAGCCCAAACCCCAGGTATTTCCTTAGAAGCCAGATCCAATTGGTACAAAACCAAAGCCGTCGGGCCACCACAACCAGATTATCTCAATGGCTGCGTCACGTTGCAGGTAGAAATACTACCTCACCAGTTATTAGATATTTTGTTAGGAATTGAACAACAATTTGGGCGTGTGCGTCAGGAACGCTGGGGGCCACGAATTCTGGATTTGGATTTGTTATTATTTGATGACATTATTTTGGATACACCAAATCTCCAGATTCCTCACCCACGAATGCGGGATCGCGCCTTTGTGTTAGTACCACTGGCAGAAATTGCCCCAGATTGGGTAGAACCAGTTTCCGGGTATGTTATTAAAGAACTGCTGAAAGAGGTAGACTGTTCAGATGTACATTTATGGATAGGCAATTAA
- a CDS encoding NUDIX hydrolase: MPLGRELPQLLKQRLFYKGRKFDFEVNRLRLPNKSEGEWECVRHPGGALAVPVTPEGKLILVRQYRFAIQGRILEFPAGTLEGKEEPLETIQREIAEETGYSAHKWDKLGEFFLAPGYSDEIIYAFLARDLEKLETPPPQDGDEDIETVFLTPEELEKAILGGEMVDAKSVSSFFLARPFLI, translated from the coding sequence ATGCCACTAGGTAGAGAATTACCACAACTACTAAAACAACGCTTGTTTTATAAAGGACGCAAGTTTGATTTTGAAGTGAATCGCTTGCGTTTGCCGAATAAATCCGAAGGAGAATGGGAATGTGTTCGTCACCCTGGTGGTGCCCTAGCTGTGCCAGTAACGCCAGAGGGTAAACTTATACTAGTGCGCCAATATCGTTTTGCAATTCAGGGACGGATATTAGAATTTCCGGCGGGAACTTTGGAAGGAAAGGAAGAACCTTTAGAGACAATACAGCGTGAAATAGCCGAAGAAACTGGCTATAGTGCCCATAAATGGGACAAATTAGGGGAATTTTTCTTAGCTCCTGGCTATTCTGATGAAATTATCTATGCTTTTCTGGCGCGAGATTTAGAAAAGCTGGAGACACCACCACCACAAGATGGAGACGAGGATATCGAAACTGTGTTTTTGACTCCCGAAGAATTAGAGAAAGCGATTCTGGGGGGAGAGATGGTAGATGCTAAATCAGTTTCTAGCTTTTTTCTGGCGCGTCCGTTTTTAATTTAA
- a CDS encoding peptidoglycan-binding domain-containing protein — MEYLAYSHMFIAQEEASGNTKYNLPKPQFNWKKLLKSSAWLALAGVGVLLTALTQIQMSSAAYVKTNGSCLRIRTGPSTNYSYVDCISNGTTLPAIERYENGFARLSTGRYVYARWIGDRPNYAPVTRPGGVGGSVILTPGSRGQLVRDVQTALGNLRIDGVYGQQTVSRVRSFQQSRGLLVDGVVGPQTRAALGI; from the coding sequence ATGGAATATCTTGCTTATTCTCACATGTTTATTGCTCAAGAAGAAGCATCTGGAAATACTAAATATAATCTCCCTAAACCTCAATTCAATTGGAAAAAGCTGCTTAAATCTTCGGCTTGGTTAGCCTTAGCTGGGGTTGGTGTATTACTTACTGCTCTCACCCAAATTCAAATGAGTTCGGCTGCTTATGTAAAAACTAACGGCAGTTGTCTACGTATCCGTACAGGGCCAAGCACCAACTACTCTTATGTTGACTGTATATCAAATGGCACAACACTTCCAGCGATTGAAAGGTATGAAAATGGTTTTGCTAGGCTTTCTACTGGTAGATATGTTTATGCCCGATGGATTGGTGATAGACCTAACTATGCTCCTGTAACTAGACCTGGTGGTGTTGGTGGTTCGGTAATTCTTACTCCTGGTTCTAGAGGTCAGCTTGTCAGAGATGTTCAAACAGCTTTAGGTAATCTCAGAATTGATGGAGTTTACGGTCAACAAACTGTTAGCCGAGTCCGAAGCTTTCAACAAAGTAGAGGTCTACTTGTAGATGGTGTTGTCGGCCCCCAAACTCGAGCAGCTTTGGGGATTTAG